A window of Desulfatibacillum aliphaticivorans DSM 15576 contains these coding sequences:
- a CDS encoding TfoX/Sxy family protein → MSQKVEELQNIGNTIAKRLNHIGVYTEDDLRAIGPVEAHRKIRDAYPGARLPLCYYLFSFEGALQGKRWDGIGDKRKEELKELLG, encoded by the coding sequence ATGAGTCAGAAAGTAGAAGAACTGCAGAACATTGGCAACACCATCGCAAAACGCCTCAACCATATAGGCGTTTACACAGAAGACGACCTCCGGGCCATCGGTCCGGTGGAAGCCCACAGAAAAATCCGGGACGCATATCCGGGAGCCCGACTTCCCCTCTGCTACTATCTCTTTTCTTTTGAAGGAGCCCTCCAGGGCAAGCGTTGGGACGGCATCGGCGATAAACGCAAAGAGGAATTGAAGGAACTTTTAGGCTGA